The following are encoded together in the Falsiruegeria litorea R37 genome:
- a CDS encoding aminomethyltransferase family protein has translation MSIFVDPKLGLIPGPFHTKLAEQNRARSWYDWAGYAAPSVLDSMEFEYFALRNQSSLFDISPMHKYRLTGPDTAQMLNRLVTRDISKIKTGRVGYAAWCDEEGMVIDDGTLFHLGEGDWRLCCQEPMLIWLLDAAWGFDVAVKDESHEIAGLSLQGPTSFAVLEAAGLDVAHLKPFDLIEIEPDLMISRTGFTGDLGYELWCNWDKAPALWDRIWQAGTHQGLRAIGYDAVNIARIEAGFLTAGVDFQPAHATERLHRGQTPFELGLGWLVNFEKGHFNGRRALLRKQHTPRSLLMRCDVEGFKPAQGALIYNGRKREVGHITSGIWSPTAKKNVALAHVRMPDAQRASKLMAEIYTLEEGKWDTRMARLTPVQGAFFAPPRARATPPART, from the coding sequence ATGAGCATCTTTGTTGATCCCAAACTGGGCCTGATCCCCGGACCATTCCACACCAAGCTTGCAGAACAGAACCGCGCGCGCAGTTGGTACGACTGGGCCGGTTACGCAGCCCCGAGCGTTTTGGACAGCATGGAGTTCGAGTATTTCGCCCTGCGCAACCAGTCCTCTCTGTTCGACATCTCGCCGATGCACAAATACCGGCTGACCGGCCCGGACACCGCGCAAATGCTCAATCGTTTGGTCACCCGTGACATCAGTAAGATCAAAACTGGCCGCGTTGGATATGCGGCGTGGTGTGACGAAGAAGGTATGGTTATCGACGACGGGACCCTGTTCCATCTTGGCGAAGGCGATTGGCGGCTGTGCTGCCAGGAACCCATGCTGATCTGGCTTCTTGATGCCGCCTGGGGCTTTGACGTCGCCGTCAAAGACGAGTCGCACGAGATCGCGGGGCTGTCCCTGCAAGGACCAACATCATTTGCGGTGCTAGAAGCCGCCGGGCTGGACGTTGCGCACCTGAAACCGTTCGACCTAATCGAAATCGAGCCTGACCTCATGATCTCTCGTACCGGGTTCACGGGCGATCTGGGCTATGAGCTCTGGTGCAATTGGGACAAGGCCCCAGCGCTTTGGGACCGAATTTGGCAGGCCGGCACACATCAAGGGTTGCGCGCCATCGGCTATGACGCCGTGAACATCGCCCGGATCGAGGCAGGGTTTCTGACCGCCGGCGTCGACTTTCAACCGGCTCATGCCACCGAACGCCTGCATCGCGGCCAAACGCCATTCGAGCTTGGTCTTGGTTGGTTGGTCAACTTTGAAAAAGGTCACTTCAATGGGCGCCGCGCGCTGTTGAGAAAACAGCACACCCCAAGAAGCCTTCTGATGCGCTGTGATGTCGAAGGGTTCAAACCCGCTCAAGGCGCACTGATTTACAACGGGCGCAAACGCGAAGTTGGCCACATCACCTCGGGCATCTGGTCGCCAACGGCGAAAAAGAACGTTGCCCTGGCACATGTTCGCATGCCCGATGCGCAGCGCGCGTCCAAGCTGATGGCAGAGATCTACACATTGGAAGAAGGCAAGTGGGACACCAGAATGGCACGTCTTACACCCGTTCAGGGGGCCTTTTTCGCACCACCGCGCGCCCGCGCAACACCCCCGGCCCGCACCTGA
- a CDS encoding phytoene desaturase family protein produces MSNYDAIVVGGGINGLVAGAVLGRKGKKVCIIEKLDSFGGMASYAVDGGPTLAHALYNLSPRALKDAGIDVDRATFSGQQIDTVSLADDGNHIVFKANGVYWNDGSQHPQSKAWCELIHRFKTYGGLLRQLAEAPPPGGHSASLSRARLAEILRLAKLGIGLKKLGKSEMRRFLQVVLSNVYDIVLDDLPDGPVAGMLAADAIRGAATGPRSPGTVFNLIYRLGHGGTITRPTGGMTAVVDTLVEGAKSAGCTLLPGTEVSRILVNQDAVTGVQTADGQTLRAPLVLSNLASHLTCQLTGPSLFDIEATRRIRNIRARGTAAKVNLRLKDASPLSGLQSNQKDARLLYAPSADYVEAAFNPAKYREMSKAPVIEAIRTDLPDGSHWLSAIVQYAPSDLDGGWVQDAQDQLARLTIETLDRALPGLRDQITDTQVITPDQIEAATGAPGGHWHHAEMSLDQLLTLRPANGISRYAFGPKGLFLCGAATHPGGDVMGLAGRNAALMALEVQK; encoded by the coding sequence ATGAGCAATTACGATGCGATTGTCGTGGGCGGCGGCATAAACGGGCTCGTCGCGGGTGCTGTGCTCGGGCGAAAGGGCAAGAAGGTCTGCATCATTGAGAAGTTGGACAGTTTCGGCGGCATGGCTTCGTATGCCGTTGATGGGGGGCCGACACTGGCACATGCGCTCTACAATCTCAGCCCACGCGCCCTGAAGGACGCGGGCATCGATGTCGATCGCGCGACATTTAGTGGACAGCAGATCGACACCGTTTCGCTTGCCGATGACGGAAACCACATCGTCTTCAAGGCAAACGGTGTGTATTGGAATGATGGTTCACAGCACCCTCAGTCAAAGGCTTGGTGTGAACTGATCCATAGATTCAAGACCTATGGCGGGCTGTTGCGTCAACTCGCGGAAGCCCCGCCGCCAGGGGGTCACAGCGCGTCCCTGTCACGGGCCAGATTGGCCGAGATACTGCGCTTGGCAAAGTTGGGAATCGGGCTGAAAAAGCTTGGCAAATCAGAAATGCGGCGTTTCTTGCAGGTTGTCCTGTCTAATGTCTACGACATCGTACTTGATGATCTGCCGGACGGACCGGTGGCTGGCATGCTTGCGGCAGATGCGATCAGGGGGGCGGCCACCGGTCCAAGATCACCGGGTACAGTGTTCAACCTGATCTATCGGTTGGGGCATGGCGGCACCATCACCCGGCCCACAGGCGGCATGACAGCGGTGGTGGACACATTGGTCGAAGGGGCGAAGTCAGCAGGTTGCACGCTGCTACCAGGAACCGAGGTGTCGCGCATTCTTGTCAATCAGGATGCGGTAACCGGCGTGCAAACCGCAGATGGCCAAACCCTGCGCGCGCCCTTGGTGCTAAGCAACCTGGCGTCGCATCTGACATGCCAGCTGACCGGGCCAAGCCTGTTCGATATCGAGGCCACGCGCCGAATACGAAACATCCGCGCACGGGGCACCGCGGCCAAGGTGAACTTGCGGCTAAAGGATGCCTCCCCCCTCTCCGGATTGCAGAGCAATCAGAAAGACGCGCGTCTGCTATATGCGCCCTCTGCCGATTATGTCGAAGCCGCTTTCAATCCCGCCAAGTATCGCGAGATGTCCAAGGCTCCGGTTATCGAGGCGATCAGGACGGATCTGCCGGACGGCTCACATTGGTTGTCCGCCATTGTCCAATACGCCCCGTCCGACCTTGACGGCGGGTGGGTGCAAGACGCGCAAGATCAGTTGGCCCGACTTACCATCGAAACCTTGGACCGCGCCCTTCCTGGACTGCGCGATCAGATCACAGACACTCAAGTCATAACGCCGGATCAGATCGAGGCCGCGACCGGAGCACCCGGCGGGCATTGGCACCACGCGGAAATGTCACTCGATCAACTGCTGACCCTTCGCCCTGCAAACGGGATAAGCCGCTATGCTTTTGGTCCCAAAGGACTGTTCCTGTGTGGAGCCGCCACGCACCCTGGCGGTGATGTCATGGGCCTTGCCGGACGCAACGCAGCGCTTATGGCATTGGAGGTGCAAAAATGA
- a CDS encoding class I SAM-dependent methyltransferase: MTIQNKIINKRAVDALLLVGRLSLAWCVKFAERWLDRGESMSDEILYDRQVIDFLEELWGEGFLSPGGAGEVARVLEGVDLKGKHILDIGCGSGAITVLLAGEMGAGKVTGIDVEAPVCEAARQRVRDAGLEAKAEIIEVSPGPMPFDGETFDVVFSKDSIIHIPDKAALAAEVLRVLKPGGAFAASDWLTNHDDDMSPEMAHYVKMEDLEFQMASPTKYRLAMEEAGFEAVELVNRNPWYTEVSAAELAELTGPSRARWEARHGADFIQHQIEIWDAMQPVLKSGEHCPHHIRGRKPG, from the coding sequence ATGACCATTCAAAATAAGATAATCAATAAGCGTGCAGTGGATGCCTTGTTGCTTGTTGGGCGTCTATCTTTGGCGTGGTGCGTGAAGTTTGCGGAGCGTTGGCTCGATAGGGGAGAGAGCATGTCGGACGAAATCCTTTATGACCGCCAGGTCATCGACTTTTTGGAAGAGCTTTGGGGGGAGGGGTTCTTGTCTCCCGGTGGTGCGGGCGAAGTTGCGCGCGTGCTCGAAGGGGTGGACCTGAAGGGCAAGCATATCCTTGATATCGGGTGTGGTTCGGGCGCCATCACCGTGCTCTTGGCCGGAGAGATGGGGGCCGGAAAGGTCACCGGCATAGACGTCGAGGCGCCGGTTTGCGAAGCGGCGCGGCAAAGGGTCAGGGACGCGGGCCTGGAGGCGAAAGCCGAGATCATCGAAGTCTCCCCTGGACCGATGCCATTTGACGGCGAAACGTTTGATGTCGTGTTCTCGAAGGATTCCATTATCCATATCCCGGACAAGGCAGCCCTGGCCGCAGAGGTGCTTCGGGTGTTGAAGCCGGGCGGAGCGTTTGCTGCTTCTGACTGGCTGACCAATCACGATGACGATATGTCGCCCGAGATGGCTCACTATGTGAAGATGGAAGACCTGGAATTTCAGATGGCCTCGCCGACAAAGTATCGCTTGGCGATGGAAGAGGCAGGATTTGAGGCCGTCGAGCTGGTTAACCGCAACCCTTGGTACACCGAAGTATCGGCGGCGGAGCTTGCCGAGTTGACAGGGCCGAGCCGCGCCAGATGGGAAGCGCGGCACGGTGCAGATTTCATCCAACATCAGATTGAAATCTGGGACGCGATGCAGCCGGTGCTGAAGTCGGGGGAACACTGCCCCCATCATATTCGTGGACGAAAACCTGGGTAA
- a CDS encoding aminotransferase, with protein sequence MNTLGNTPTDGDLVDWDRDHNLHPWADTAGFGATEYMRVNTADGIYLWDASGKRFIDGPGGMWCTQIGYGRQDMADAISAQVMQMPYASPWSFTTEPAAVLARMIAERTPGDLNTVHFTTGGSTAVDTALRTALFMNKRLGRPDKKIIIGREKGYHGSTFLAATVTGKERFETSFDKARDLVHFLPDVNPYHRPDGMSLEAWCDAKVADLENLIAEVGADKIAAFIAEPILCSGGVIVPPPGYHKRTLEICRAHDILYISDEVVTGFGRLGHWFASEDVFGIVPDIITCAKGLTSGYLPLGACIISDAVIKRIADAPGDDVFYNGYTYTGHPVSCAAAIKNIEIMDNEDILGHVQRVTPHFRARLQQIKDRFPIVGDVRGDGLLGCIECRPNLNDQSYEAHVKFGQKLDDACEELGLLLRPFGNMAVFSPPLIITPDQIDDMFDIMEAGMAQVSEGYEIS encoded by the coding sequence GTGAATACTCTTGGCAACACTCCAACCGATGGCGATCTTGTTGATTGGGATCGCGATCACAACCTGCACCCCTGGGCGGACACCGCTGGTTTCGGGGCCACGGAATACATGCGTGTGAACACTGCGGATGGCATTTATCTTTGGGACGCATCCGGAAAGCGCTTCATCGACGGGCCCGGCGGGATGTGGTGCACCCAAATCGGCTATGGCCGTCAGGATATGGCCGATGCAATCTCCGCTCAGGTCATGCAGATGCCCTATGCATCCCCATGGTCTTTCACAACCGAACCTGCGGCCGTTCTGGCCCGCATGATTGCCGAGCGCACGCCCGGCGACCTGAATACGGTGCATTTCACCACCGGGGGATCGACGGCGGTTGATACGGCTCTGCGCACCGCCCTATTCATGAACAAGCGGCTGGGACGCCCAGACAAGAAGATCATCATCGGCCGGGAAAAAGGGTACCATGGCTCAACCTTTCTGGCCGCAACTGTCACAGGCAAGGAACGGTTTGAAACCAGCTTTGACAAGGCACGGGATCTTGTCCATTTTCTGCCTGACGTGAACCCCTATCATCGGCCCGACGGCATGAGCCTGGAGGCGTGGTGCGACGCGAAAGTCGCTGATCTGGAAAACCTGATTGCCGAGGTCGGCGCCGACAAGATCGCCGCCTTCATCGCCGAGCCGATCCTGTGCTCGGGTGGCGTCATCGTCCCCCCACCCGGCTACCACAAACGCACGCTCGAGATCTGCCGCGCCCATGACATCCTCTACATTTCTGACGAGGTGGTCACCGGCTTTGGGCGATTAGGACACTGGTTTGCATCCGAAGACGTCTTTGGCATCGTTCCTGACATCATCACATGTGCAAAGGGTTTGACCTCGGGCTACCTGCCGCTTGGGGCCTGCATCATATCGGATGCCGTGATCAAACGAATTGCTGACGCGCCAGGCGATGACGTTTTCTACAACGGCTATACCTACACAGGGCACCCCGTCAGCTGCGCGGCGGCGATCAAGAACATCGAGATCATGGACAACGAAGACATCCTTGGACATGTACAGCGCGTCACGCCGCATTTCCGGGCCAGACTACAGCAGATCAAGGATCGGTTTCCGATCGTCGGGGACGTGCGCGGCGATGGTTTGCTGGGCTGTATCGAATGCCGTCCCAACCTGAACGACCAAAGCTATGAAGCCCATGTGAAGTTTGGACAAAAGCTGGATGATGCCTGCGAAGAATTGGGGCTATTGCTCCGCCCCTTCGGGAATATGGCGGTTTTCTCGCCGCCATTGATCATAACGCCGGATCAGATTGATGACATGTTTGATATCATGGAGGCCGGAATGGCGCAGGTCAGTGAAGGCTACGAGATATCGTAG